From the Pseudomonas baltica genome, one window contains:
- a CDS encoding SDR family oxidoreductase, giving the protein MPDDNQYSMQNPLTQYPQPPFPKQPQSAPGTVHDLQPAADHGETSYKGFGRLAGRRALITGADSGIGRAAAIAFAREGADIVLNYLPEEEADAREVVQLIEAEGRKAISVPGDLKDEQFCQSLIDKAVAGLGGLDILVNVAGKQTAQKDIAELTTEQFDATFKTNVYALFWLCKAALPHLPAGATIINTASIQSYQPSATLLDYASTKSAIVAFTKALAKQVISKGIRVNAVAPGPFWTPLQPSGGQPQDNIPDFGSETPMGRPGQPAECAPIYVLLASQESSYITGEVFGVTGGNPLP; this is encoded by the coding sequence ATGCCTGACGACAACCAATATTCGATGCAAAACCCACTGACTCAATACCCGCAGCCACCATTTCCCAAACAGCCACAGTCGGCGCCAGGCACGGTCCACGACCTGCAACCGGCCGCCGACCACGGCGAGACCAGCTATAAAGGCTTTGGACGCCTGGCGGGGCGCCGTGCCCTGATCACCGGCGCCGACTCGGGGATCGGCCGCGCGGCCGCTATCGCCTTTGCCCGCGAAGGCGCCGATATCGTCCTCAATTATTTGCCCGAGGAAGAAGCCGATGCCCGTGAGGTGGTGCAGCTGATCGAGGCCGAAGGCCGCAAGGCGATCAGCGTACCGGGCGACCTCAAGGACGAGCAATTCTGCCAAAGTCTGATCGACAAGGCGGTCGCCGGACTCGGCGGCCTGGACATCCTCGTCAATGTCGCCGGCAAGCAGACGGCGCAAAAGGACATCGCCGAACTGACCACTGAACAGTTCGACGCGACCTTCAAGACCAACGTCTACGCATTGTTCTGGTTGTGCAAGGCGGCCCTGCCGCATCTGCCGGCGGGTGCCACCATCATCAACACCGCGTCGATCCAATCGTATCAGCCATCGGCCACGCTACTCGACTACGCCTCGACCAAATCCGCCATCGTCGCCTTCACCAAGGCCCTGGCCAAGCAGGTCATCAGCAAAGGCATCCGTGTCAACGCCGTGGCTCCGGGCCCGTTCTGGACCCCGCTGCAGCCGAGCGGTGGCCAGCCCCAGGACAATATCCCCGATTTTGGTTCGGAAACGCCGATGGGCCGCCCTGGACAACCCGCCGAATGCGCGCCGATCTACGTGCTGCTGGCCAGCCAGGAATCGAGCTACATCACTGGCGAAGTGTTTGGTGTGACTGGCGGCAATCCGCTGCCTTGA
- a CDS encoding LysR substrate-binding domain-containing protein, which translates to MSLLLPPLNAVRAFVAAARHQSFTLAAGELHVTHSAISRQIKTLETHLGVRLFERRVRQVSLTVEGLRFYSQADAALQQLLAATEAVMAPTPSRVVRINVRPSFAVRWLIPRLPDFVEQYPGIEPHVLTSTLSPEKADERFDVAIRRGHSNWPATIELRPFLEDEICLVVSPTLLASHPLAQPGALTQLVMLWSKTRKGDWQSWLASSGAGNLKPAGQMQFDHVHFVVQAAIDGLGFAVVPTSLAASAIAAGQLLCPFPEQRLAVNRYYYGLAPDAVPQAQFFSAWLQGYL; encoded by the coding sequence ATGAGCCTCTTATTGCCTCCTCTCAATGCAGTCCGCGCCTTCGTGGCCGCCGCCCGGCACCAGAGTTTCACCCTGGCCGCTGGTGAATTGCATGTCACCCACAGCGCCATCAGCCGCCAGATCAAGACGCTGGAAACGCACCTGGGCGTGCGCCTGTTCGAACGGCGCGTGCGCCAGGTCAGCCTGACGGTCGAGGGCCTGCGGTTCTACTCCCAGGCCGACGCCGCCTTGCAGCAACTGCTCGCCGCTACCGAAGCAGTCATGGCCCCGACGCCATCGCGCGTGGTACGAATCAACGTGCGGCCATCGTTCGCGGTGCGCTGGCTGATCCCGCGGCTGCCGGATTTCGTCGAGCAATACCCTGGCATCGAACCTCATGTACTGACCAGCACCCTGTCCCCGGAGAAGGCCGACGAGCGCTTCGACGTCGCGATCCGCCGTGGCCACAGCAACTGGCCTGCGACCATAGAACTGCGACCCTTCCTTGAAGATGAAATCTGCCTGGTGGTGTCCCCCACCCTGCTCGCCAGCCACCCACTGGCGCAACCGGGCGCGCTGACGCAACTGGTGATGCTCTGGTCGAAGACGCGCAAGGGGGATTGGCAGAGCTGGCTGGCGTCATCCGGTGCCGGCAACCTCAAACCGGCCGGGCAGATGCAATTCGATCACGTGCATTTCGTGGTGCAGGCGGCCATCGACGGGCTGGGTTTCGCCGTGGTGCCGACCTCGCTGGCAGCCAGCGCCATCGCGGCGGGCCAACTACTGTGCCCGTTCCCGGAGCAGCGCCTGGCGGTCAATCGCTATTACTACGGCCTGGCCCCGGATGCGGTGCCGCAGGCGCAGTTTTTCTCGGCCTGGCTGCAGGGTTATCTCTGA
- a CDS encoding MFS transporter, giving the protein MPTPTAVPVSTATVDRHSRLAALALTLALPADAVLYLLLPMYADQFGVTLAQAGLLLAANRLIRIVGYGYVTRFYARHGDRATCTLAVLGAAVCAAGNASLSGLWMLLPLRLLWGLCFAALSLSTQALATADPAGAARRSGRSRAFSALGPVVALPLAAVFAHFWGPRSVFWVFALAALAGLLVTRGLPTLPHAMPARRRGLKLPNSLDSWSFLEGLTLDGLFIIGLSYLGGDVLPGGAVLVAGSLLAVRYLGEILLSPLGGHLADQFGAERILVVLSLMTCAALVGFGLGWVWGGAGVIVVLRALQLPLLAPIVAMRTPGPERVQALVSRSVWRDIGAGAGPVLAGLLLPIMAPVWIYAVPAALLGVAAIMCARRPGSVPAAAVQSGE; this is encoded by the coding sequence ATGCCTACTCCCACCGCCGTGCCTGTTTCCACCGCCACCGTCGACCGTCATTCACGTCTTGCCGCCTTGGCCTTGACGCTGGCGTTGCCGGCCGACGCCGTGTTGTATCTGCTGCTGCCTATGTACGCCGATCAATTCGGCGTGACCCTGGCACAGGCCGGCTTGCTTTTGGCGGCCAACCGCTTGATTCGCATTGTCGGCTACGGCTACGTCACCCGCTTCTATGCCCGCCATGGCGACCGCGCCACCTGCACCCTGGCGGTGCTCGGCGCTGCCGTATGTGCGGCGGGTAATGCGAGTCTGTCCGGGTTGTGGATGTTGCTGCCGCTACGGCTGCTGTGGGGGCTGTGCTTTGCGGCGTTAAGCCTGTCTACCCAGGCGCTGGCCACCGCGGACCCGGCGGGAGCGGCGCGACGTTCGGGACGTTCGCGCGCCTTTTCGGCACTGGGGCCGGTGGTGGCGCTGCCGTTGGCGGCGGTGTTCGCGCATTTTTGGGGCCCACGCTCGGTGTTCTGGGTGTTCGCCCTCGCGGCGCTCGCTGGATTGCTGGTCACCCGTGGTCTGCCGACCTTGCCCCATGCCATGCCCGCCCGGCGTCGCGGCCTGAAGTTGCCCAACAGCCTGGACAGCTGGTCGTTCCTTGAAGGGCTGACGCTCGATGGCCTGTTCATTATCGGTTTGTCGTACCTGGGGGGCGACGTGCTGCCCGGCGGCGCGGTGCTGGTTGCCGGCAGCTTGCTGGCGGTGCGCTATCTGGGCGAGATTCTGCTCAGCCCGTTGGGTGGCCATCTGGCCGATCAGTTCGGTGCCGAGCGCATTCTGGTGGTGCTGTCGCTGATGACCTGCGCGGCGCTGGTCGGCTTCGGCCTGGGCTGGGTGTGGGGCGGGGCGGGGGTGATCGTGGTGCTGCGGGCCCTGCAATTGCCGTTGCTGGCGCCGATCGTGGCGATGCGCACGCCGGGGCCGGAGCGAGTCCAGGCCCTGGTGTCGCGCTCGGTCTGGCGCGACATTGGCGCGGGCGCCGGGCCGGTGCTGGCGGGGTTGTTGCTGCCGATCATGGCGCCGGTCTGGATTTACGCCGTGCCGGCGGCGCTGCTGGGCGTGGCGGCGATCATGTGCGCCCGGCGGCCAGGCAGTGTGCCGGCGGCTGCGGTCCAGTCAGGGGAATAG
- a CDS encoding cysteine hydrolase family protein, whose amino-acid sequence MPTPFTLLDLARASRAPAAWDAAVLILIDHQREYIDGTLALVGMPAAVAQCAQLLARARANGTPVIHVVHRGGVGGVFDPEGPSGAIIDGLTPLADEVIVSKAFPSAFAGTDLAAQLETLARKELIVAGFQTHMCVSSTVRAALDHGHRVTLVADACATRDLPDPLGGAALSAEQLHRSTLAALHDRFATVVADVGAWG is encoded by the coding sequence ATGCCTACGCCCTTTACCCTGCTTGACCTCGCGCGTGCCAGCCGCGCCCCCGCCGCCTGGGACGCCGCAGTACTCATACTGATCGATCATCAGCGCGAATACATCGACGGCACGCTGGCGCTGGTCGGCATGCCGGCGGCGGTGGCGCAATGCGCTCAACTGCTGGCGCGGGCGCGGGCCAATGGCACCCCGGTCATCCATGTAGTGCATCGCGGCGGCGTCGGCGGCGTGTTCGATCCAGAGGGCCCGTCTGGGGCGATCATCGACGGCCTGACGCCGCTGGCAGATGAAGTCATCGTCAGCAAGGCTTTTCCCAGTGCCTTTGCAGGCACTGACCTCGCCGCGCAGCTTGAGACGTTGGCGCGCAAGGAGCTGATCGTCGCCGGTTTTCAGACCCACATGTGTGTCAGCTCCACAGTGCGCGCGGCACTGGACCATGGTCATCGAGTGACCCTGGTGGCCGACGCCTGCGCCACCCGCGACTTGCCCGACCCGCTGGGCGGCGCCGCGCTAAGCGCCGAGCAACTGCATCGCAGCACCTTGGCGGCATTGCATGATCGCTTTGCGACAGTGGTGGCGGATGTAGGGGCATGGGGCTGA
- a CDS encoding LysR family transcriptional regulator has protein sequence MSWDDLLTLSTLMRSGSYSACARELDLTHATVIRRIRRLEQALGKPVVTREDNTFRLTSHGHGALAAALQMEQAADRLLRETEASSQGVTGEVRIAATAAMGSHYLTPRLPGLYRAHPHIEVCLQLGDHITSLAKRRAHIGVRLARPQEADMVALKVGRVRFGMYGAAATSASADGPLCGLTEHSGLALPEVQWPKTLGCRFGCADF, from the coding sequence ATGTCCTGGGACGATCTGCTGACCTTGTCGACCCTGATGCGCAGCGGTAGCTACTCCGCCTGCGCCCGCGAGCTGGACCTCACCCATGCCACGGTAATCCGCCGTATCCGCCGCCTGGAGCAGGCCCTCGGCAAGCCGGTGGTGACCCGTGAAGACAACACCTTTCGCCTGACCAGTCATGGCCACGGCGCCCTGGCCGCGGCCCTGCAGATGGAGCAAGCCGCCGACCGCCTGTTGCGCGAAACCGAGGCGAGCAGCCAGGGGGTCACCGGCGAGGTGCGGATCGCGGCGACCGCCGCCATGGGCAGCCACTACCTGACACCCCGCCTACCAGGGCTGTACCGCGCTCACCCGCATATTGAAGTGTGCTTGCAACTGGGCGACCACATCACCAGCCTGGCCAAGCGTCGCGCGCATATCGGCGTGCGTCTGGCACGGCCCCAGGAGGCGGACATGGTGGCCCTCAAAGTCGGGCGGGTACGCTTTGGCATGTACGGGGCCGCAGCGACCTCGGCCAGCGCTGATGGGCCGCTGTGCGGGCTGACGGAGCACAGCGGCCTGGCGCTGCCAGAGGTGCAATGGCCGAAAACCCTGGGGTGTCGATTTGGCTGCGCTGACTTTTAA
- a CDS encoding helix-turn-helix domain-containing protein: protein MGQRVASNLQRLRSKRLLSLDGLARTSGVSRAMLAQIETGRSVPSIKVLCKIAKGLKVSVAAFLEHREFEGVAVLPARESKRLVSADGAFVTRALFPYDVARQVEFYELRLSPLSEEVSVGHGPGVQENIVVSQGALEITVNDERYLLSTGDSILFYADQPHSYRNPVDSEAVAFLVVTHPERRD from the coding sequence ATCGGCCAGCGAGTCGCCAGCAACCTGCAACGCCTGCGCAGCAAACGCCTGCTTTCGCTCGACGGCCTGGCCCGCACCAGCGGCGTTAGCCGTGCCATGCTCGCGCAGATCGAAACCGGCCGCAGCGTGCCGTCGATCAAAGTGCTGTGCAAGATCGCCAAAGGCCTCAAGGTGTCGGTGGCGGCCTTCCTCGAACACCGCGAATTCGAAGGCGTGGCGGTATTGCCGGCGCGCGAGAGCAAGCGCCTGGTGAGTGCCGACGGTGCCTTTGTGACACGTGCGCTTTTTCCGTACGACGTGGCGCGCCAGGTGGAGTTCTATGAACTGCGCCTGAGTCCGTTGAGTGAGGAGGTGTCGGTGGGACACGGGCCCGGGGTGCAGGAAAACATCGTGGTGTCACAGGGCGCACTGGAGATCACCGTCAACGATGAGCGCTACCTGCTCTCCACCGGCGATTCGATCCTGTTCTACGCCGACCAGCCGCACAGCTATCGCAATCCGGTGGACAGCGAAGCGGTGGCATTTCTGGTGGTCACCCACCCCGAACGCCGCGACTGA